A genomic segment from Microthrixaceae bacterium encodes:
- a CDS encoding glycogen synthase, with translation MHVVFATAEIEPIVSTGGLGAASFGLVNALRRTGVEVTIVVPAYAPWDLPEERIVPLAVPAWVGQARARIGVHPAVGRIAMIEAPTIERPHPYVDPATGQGWGDNDHRFFAWSAAVGALCHDLRSSGERVDVVHVNDWHAATTLAHLDESFRTVLSIHNLAHQGWGGLGWMDALGHRGAAFVERGAVNALSGAVRLADRIVAVSPTYANEIRTFEGGMGMDALLRDRGDAVVGILNGIDVDDWNPATDEALVSRFSVDDLESRSANHPALCAELGLEVGPGPLVVSVSRFDGQKGIDMIPEVSHLLARIPTRMAFLGSGDKATEAAMSGVAAWNPGRIAFRQGFDAALAHRMFAAADFAIVPSRFEPCGLTQMQAMRYGALPIVSDVGGLHDTVVDVDDQPRRGVGVKLHAVSGAGIVDGVHRAARLFSNRARFERVRRRAMSLDWSWDGPALRYRDLYGELSVNSG, from the coding sequence GTGCACGTTGTGTTTGCGACCGCGGAGATCGAGCCGATCGTGTCCACCGGCGGACTCGGTGCGGCGTCATTCGGGCTCGTCAATGCCCTTCGCCGCACGGGGGTGGAGGTCACCATCGTCGTACCCGCCTATGCGCCATGGGACCTGCCCGAGGAACGGATCGTTCCGCTCGCGGTTCCTGCCTGGGTCGGGCAGGCTCGGGCCCGGATCGGCGTCCATCCGGCGGTCGGGAGGATCGCCATGATCGAGGCGCCGACGATCGAGCGCCCGCACCCCTATGTCGATCCCGCCACGGGGCAGGGGTGGGGCGACAACGACCACCGGTTCTTTGCGTGGTCGGCCGCAGTCGGCGCGCTGTGTCACGACCTTCGCTCCTCCGGCGAACGGGTCGACGTGGTGCACGTGAACGACTGGCACGCGGCCACGACGCTCGCTCATCTCGACGAGTCGTTTCGCACGGTGCTGTCGATCCACAACCTCGCCCATCAGGGGTGGGGCGGTCTCGGCTGGATGGACGCGCTGGGTCACCGTGGCGCGGCGTTTGTCGAACGCGGGGCGGTCAACGCGTTGTCGGGGGCGGTACGCCTGGCCGACCGGATCGTCGCGGTCAGCCCGACCTATGCGAACGAGATCCGCACCTTCGAGGGCGGCATGGGCATGGACGCACTGTTGCGGGATCGCGGCGACGCGGTCGTCGGCATCCTCAACGGAATCGACGTCGACGACTGGAATCCGGCCACCGACGAGGCGTTGGTGTCGAGGTTCTCGGTCGACGATCTCGAGTCCCGGTCTGCGAACCACCCGGCGTTGTGCGCCGAGCTCGGTCTCGAGGTTGGCCCGGGCCCACTCGTGGTGTCGGTGAGTCGATTCGACGGACAAAAGGGCATCGACATGATTCCCGAGGTGAGCCACCTGCTGGCCCGGATTCCGACGCGGATGGCGTTTCTGGGGTCGGGGGATAAGGCGACCGAGGCCGCAATGTCGGGGGTGGCCGCGTGGAATCCGGGCCGCATCGCGTTTCGCCAGGGCTTCGACGCGGCGTTGGCCCATCGGATGTTCGCGGCTGCCGACTTCGCGATCGTTCCGAGCAGATTCGAGCCGTGCGGGCTCACCCAGATGCAGGCCATGCGCTACGGGGCGCTGCCGATCGTGTCCGATGTCGGCGGTCTGCACGACACCGTCGTCGACGTCGACGATCAGCCGCGGCGAGGGGTCGGGGTGAAACTGCACGCGGTCAGTGGAGCCGGCATCGTCGACGGGGTGCACCGTGCCGCTCGGCTGTTTTCGAACCGGGCGCGTTTCGAGCGTGTCCGCAGGCGGGCCATGTCGCTCGACTGGTCCTGGGACGGCCCGGCCCTGCGATATCGCGACCTCTACGGGGAACTCTCGGTAAACAGCGGCTGA
- a CDS encoding glucose-1-phosphate adenylyltransferase translates to MAAPKVLVMIVAGGEGKRLLPLTNDRAKPAVPFGGNYRLIDFVLSNFANAQYTRIVVLTQYKSHSLDLHISRTWRFSTLLGSYVSSVPAQMRNGPKWFSGSADAIFQNLNLITDERPDIVCVFGADHIYRMDPSQMVEYHMSHDRGCTVAAIPVTTREATAFGVIEADDEMNVRRFWEKPEEPPTMPGSDSMSLASMGNYVFDTQTLIDAVTPGRLTGLPHDIGGDLMPALAEAGHTKVYDFSTNLVPGQEERERGYWRDVGTIDAYYDANMDLVSSVPVFSLYNTEWQVFTHSPPLPPAKLSRGGSGRLPEVSDTLVGASAIVSGAVASGSIVGPGCFVGEATLDGAILLPEVTVGAGAQLRRCVIDKNVVVPAGARVGHDHEFDVARGLTVSSHGITVVPKGYEFTEEP, encoded by the coding sequence GTGGCTGCACCGAAGGTCCTTGTGATGATCGTGGCGGGCGGTGAGGGCAAGCGCTTGTTACCGCTCACGAATGACCGGGCCAAACCCGCCGTGCCGTTCGGCGGCAACTATCGGCTGATCGATTTCGTGTTGTCGAACTTCGCCAACGCGCAATACACCCGCATCGTGGTGTTGACCCAGTACAAGAGCCACAGCCTCGATCTGCACATTTCGCGGACGTGGCGGTTCTCAACGTTGCTGGGAAGCTACGTATCCTCGGTGCCGGCGCAGATGCGCAACGGTCCGAAGTGGTTTTCGGGCTCAGCGGATGCGATCTTTCAGAACCTGAACCTCATCACCGATGAACGCCCCGACATCGTGTGCGTGTTCGGCGCCGACCACATCTACCGGATGGATCCGTCCCAGATGGTCGAGTACCACATGAGCCACGATCGGGGCTGCACGGTGGCGGCGATTCCGGTCACGACCCGGGAGGCGACCGCCTTCGGGGTCATCGAGGCCGACGACGAGATGAACGTTCGGCGATTCTGGGAAAAGCCCGAGGAACCGCCGACGATGCCCGGTTCCGATTCGATGTCGCTGGCATCGATGGGGAACTACGTGTTCGACACCCAGACGCTGATCGACGCGGTGACCCCGGGGCGCCTCACGGGGCTTCCCCACGACATCGGCGGCGACCTCATGCCGGCGCTCGCCGAGGCCGGACACACCAAGGTGTACGACTTTTCGACCAACCTCGTTCCGGGCCAGGAGGAGCGCGAGCGCGGGTACTGGCGAGACGTCGGCACGATCGACGCCTACTACGACGCCAACATGGACCTCGTGTCGTCGGTGCCGGTGTTCAGCCTGTACAACACCGAGTGGCAGGTGTTCACCCACTCGCCCCCGCTGCCTCCGGCGAAGCTGTCGCGGGGCGGTTCCGGTCGCCTTCCCGAGGTGTCGGACACCCTCGTGGGGGCTTCCGCGATCGTGTCGGGTGCCGTGGCCTCGGGTTCGATCGTGGGGCCGGGGTGCTTCGTCGGTGAGGCCACGCTCGACGGGGCGATCCTGTTGCCGGAGGTCACCGTGGGAGCCGGGGCTCAGCTTCGCCGCTGCGTGATCGACAAGAACGTCGTGGTGCCCGCCGGGGCGAGGGTCGGCCACGATCACGAATTCGATGTCGCTCGTGGCCTGACGGTGTCGAGCCATGGCATCACCGTGGTGCCCAAGGGCTACGAGTTCACCGAGGAGCCGTGA